CGTCGATCCGACGCTTGCCCAAGACCCCGGTGCCGCGCCGAAAACCGCCGACACCACGCTGTCGAGCTTTGCGCTGGCCGACACCATCTCGATGTGGCACGACCGCGTGACGCTCATCGCCGGGGTGCGCAGCCAGCGCGTGCGCGCGGCGGCCTTCTCGGCGAGCACGGGGGCGCGCACGTCCAACTACGACGAGAACGCGATCACACCCGCCTTCGGTCTGGTGCTCAAGCCCTTCGGACCGAACGTCTCGCTCTACGGCAATTACATCGAAGGTCTCACGCAGGGCGGCATGGTCACCGACGTGAGCGCCGCCAACTACGGGCAGATCTTCGCGCCATATCGCAGCAAACAGGCCGAATTCGGCGTGAAGTGGGATGCCGGCAGCTTCACGAACACGCTCGCGTTCTTCCAGATTACGAAGCCGGGAATGATCAAGGACACGGCGACCAACACCTATAACCCGGATGGCGAACAGCGCAACCGTGGCGTCGAGTGGAACGTCTTCGGCGAGTTCACGCCGCGCTGGCGTGTGCTGGGCGGCGTGGCGTACACGCGCGGCGAGCTGACCAAAACGGCGGGCAACCTCTACAACGGCAACACGCCGTACGGCGTGCCGAAGTGGACCGCGAATCTCGGCACCGAGTGGGATCTGCCGTGGGTGCCCGGCATGACACTGACCGGCCGGATGATCACCACCAGTTCGCAATACGTGAACTCCGCAAACACACAGAAGATCGGCGGCTGGACGCGGTACGACGTCGGCGCGCGCTATGCCACCCGTCTGTACGGCAAAGGCGTGGTGTTTCGTGCCGCGGTGGAGAACGTCACCAATCGCATCGCATGGTCCGGCACGTTCAACGACGGTTACGTGATTCAGAACGCACCGCGCACGTTCAAGCTCTCCGCCAGCATCGATTTCTGAGGTCCGCCATGACACCGACTCTGACCCGGGCGGCGATGGCCGCCGCCAGCCTTTGCGTGGCCAGCCTCGCTGGCGCGGCCGGCGCAGCGCAAGCCATACCTTCGGACACCGGCGCGGCCTCATCCGCGTGTGCCGGAGACCCGCACGCGCCGAAGCCGCGGCTCGGACTCGTCAGTCCGCGTCTGCTCGCGCTGAACGCGGTCCTGTGCGCAGGCGGAACGACCGACGCCTTCTGGCGCGAAGTCACCGTGGCCGGGACGCCCATGGTCGAAAAGGTCGCGCCCGGCACCGTCACCGGCGACGAAACCGCCTCGCTGCTGGCGCAACCGGCGGGCAGCGTTTCGCTCATGACCTTCCTGTGGCGCGGCCATCCGAAGCATGTGCGGATTCTGGGCGCGCCGTCCGGCGATCACGACGACATGCGGCGCCTCGGCGACAGCGATGTCTGGTATCGCAGTTACGTGGTGCCCGACAGCACGCGCCTGTCGTATCAACTCGCGCCCGACGTGCCCGACATCGACGGCACGGCGCTGGAGCGTCGGCGTGCCGTGATGGCGACGTTGCAGGCCGATCCGCTCAACCGGCATCCGTTCGTGGTGGAGGGATTCGATGGCAAACGCGTCGTGAAATCCTCGGTCACGCTGCCGGAAGCGCCACCGCAACCGTGGATCGAGCGACGTGCGCACGTGCCCGCGGGGACTTTGCACGCCGCCCGTCTGACCAGCAAGGTGCTCGGCAACACGCGAGACGTGTACGTCTATCGCCCTGCCGGATACCGTGCGAGCGACCCGTCGCAAGGCCTGCTCGTCGTGTTCGATGCGCACGCCTACGTCAACACCGTTCCGACGCCGGTCATTCTCGACAACCTGATCGCCGAGGGGCGCATCCCGCGAACGGCCGCGTTGATCGTCGGTGTCATCGACGGCCGTACGCGCAGCGCAGAATTGCCGCCGAACCCGGCGTTCGCGCGCTTTCTCGCGGAGGAGTTAATGCCGTGGGCCCAGGCGCAGGGCGTGTCGGCCGCTGCCGCGAACACGCTGGTGGCGGGGTCGAGCTACGGCGGGCTGGCGTCCGCGTGGGCGGCCCACGAGGCGCCGCAGTGGTTCGGGAATGTGCTCTCGCAGTCCGGCTCGTACTGGTGGGCGCCTTCGCAGGGCGATGCGCTTACGCGCCATGGGAGTGATGGGAAAGATGGGAGTGCCGGGGGTGACAGGGGTGACGGACATGAGACGCCCGAGCCCGGCTGGCTGATCCGTCGATACGCCGAAGGCCCGCGGCTGCCCGTCAGGTTCTATCTGGAATCAGGGATATTCGAAGACCGTCGCGGACCGACGGGCATCGGCACGTCCGGGCGCCACATGCGAGATGTGTTGCGCGCCAAAGGCTACCGCGTGACATATGCGTCCACGGCCACCGGACACGACTATCTGAACTGGCGCGGATCGCTCGCGTGCGGGTTGATGGCACTCATCGGCACCGCCGAGACCCAGCGGGCATTGCACGCGCGCCCCGCCGTGCCGGGCAGTCTCGCCAGCGTATGCTCGATGCCGTCGGTCAACACGCCCGCCGGCTGATTCAGACAGCCTTCGTCCCTTTGCCGCGCCGGGGCGGCACATCACGAGCCGGCGCCTTGAGCGCCTTCGCGCTCGCGAGTCGCATCAACCGCTGAAACTGGGGGCACGCCAGATGTTCGGGCGCCGGGCAGACGGCGGCGTGCCGCAGTCCGTCGCGCAACGCGCCCAGCTGGCGGATCGTCTTGTCGATGTCGTCCGCGCGTGCCGTCAGACGTGCGCGGTCGATGTTCGCCTTGCCGCGCGGCAGCAGCATGCCCGCAATGTCGTCAAGCGAGAACCCTGCGGTGCGCCCCAGCGCGATCAGCGACAGCGTCTGCAACACCGAGTCGTCGTACTGACGACGCAGGCCGCGCCGCCCCGTCGCGGCGATCAATCCCTTGTCTTCGTAATACCGCAGCGTGGACGCAGGCACCCCCGCCTGCGCCACGACTTCGCCAATGTCCAGTGCCATATCGCCCCGCTTGACTTCAAGTTGACTTGAGTTCGTATAGTGCCCGAAATGCGGGCGTGGCGTCACGTCTCACGTCGTATACGCGCCGACGGCATTGTTTATCTGGGAGATGAAGATGGGAACACCTGAAA
This is a stretch of genomic DNA from Pandoraea faecigallinarum. It encodes these proteins:
- a CDS encoding enterochelin esterase domain-containing protein, translating into MTPTLTRAAMAAASLCVASLAGAAGAAQAIPSDTGAASSACAGDPHAPKPRLGLVSPRLLALNAVLCAGGTTDAFWREVTVAGTPMVEKVAPGTVTGDETASLLAQPAGSVSLMTFLWRGHPKHVRILGAPSGDHDDMRRLGDSDVWYRSYVVPDSTRLSYQLAPDVPDIDGTALERRRAVMATLQADPLNRHPFVVEGFDGKRVVKSSVTLPEAPPQPWIERRAHVPAGTLHAARLTSKVLGNTRDVYVYRPAGYRASDPSQGLLVVFDAHAYVNTVPTPVILDNLIAEGRIPRTAALIVGVIDGRTRSAELPPNPAFARFLAEELMPWAQAQGVSAAAANTLVAGSSYGGLASAWAAHEAPQWFGNVLSQSGSYWWAPSQGDALTRHGSDGKDGSAGGDRGDGHETPEPGWLIRRYAEGPRLPVRFYLESGIFEDRRGPTGIGTSGRHMRDVLRAKGYRVTYASTATGHDYLNWRGSLACGLMALIGTAETQRALHARPAVPGSLASVCSMPSVNTPAG
- a CDS encoding helix-turn-helix domain-containing protein, which encodes MALDIGEVVAQAGVPASTLRYYEDKGLIAATGRRGLRRQYDDSVLQTLSLIALGRTAGFSLDDIAGMLLPRGKANIDRARLTARADDIDKTIRQLGALRDGLRHAAVCPAPEHLACPQFQRLMRLASAKALKAPARDVPPRRGKGTKAV